A single Tenacibaculum sp. Bg11-29 DNA region contains:
- a CDS encoding glutamine synthetase beta-grasp domain-containing protein produces MAKIKLEYIWLDGYKPTQNLRSKTKVEEHENFQGTIEELKNWSFDGSSTKQASGGSSDCVLKPVAIYQDPARVNGYLVMTEVLNSDGTPHESNARATINDDDNDFWFGFEQEYFIMDRATQLPLGFPVGGYPGPQGMYYCSVGGRNTHGRDFVEQHADLCIDAGLNFEGINQEVASGQWEFQLFAKGAKIAGDEIWIARYLLDRLTEQYGYYIEYHPKPVKGDWNGSGMHANFSNTVLRTCGSKEIYMQICEAFRPVTKEHIDIYGAYNDQRLTGLHETASITDFSYGISDRGASIRIPILTVDNDWKGYLEDRRPASNGDPYKIASRIIQTVKPVCDKL; encoded by the coding sequence ATGGCAAAAATTAAGTTAGAGTACATTTGGTTAGACGGTTACAAACCAACACAAAACCTTAGGAGTAAAACAAAAGTTGAAGAGCATGAAAATTTTCAAGGAACGATTGAAGAGTTAAAGAATTGGTCTTTTGACGGTTCTTCTACGAAACAAGCTTCAGGAGGTTCTTCTGACTGCGTTCTAAAACCTGTAGCAATTTATCAAGATCCAGCACGTGTTAACGGATACTTAGTAATGACAGAGGTTTTAAATTCTGACGGAACTCCACACGAATCTAACGCTCGTGCTACAATTAATGATGATGATAATGATTTCTGGTTCGGTTTTGAACAAGAATACTTTATTATGGACAGAGCAACTCAACTTCCTTTAGGGTTCCCAGTTGGTGGATACCCTGGACCACAAGGAATGTATTACTGTTCTGTAGGTGGAAGAAATACACATGGTAGAGATTTTGTTGAGCAACATGCTGATTTATGTATTGATGCTGGATTAAATTTTGAAGGAATTAACCAAGAAGTTGCTTCAGGGCAATGGGAGTTTCAATTATTTGCTAAAGGAGCCAAAATTGCTGGTGATGAAATTTGGATTGCTAGATACTTATTAGATCGTTTAACTGAACAATATGGTTACTATATAGAATACCACCCAAAACCTGTAAAAGGAGATTGGAATGGTTCTGGAATGCACGCTAACTTCTCTAACACTGTTTTAAGAACTTGTGGTTCTAAAGAGATTTACATGCAAATTTGTGAAGCTTTTAGACCAGTAACCAAAGAACATATTGATATTTATGGCGCTTATAACGACCAACGTTTAACAGGTTTACACGAAACTGCCTCTATAACAGATTTTAGTTACGGTATTTCTGATAGAGGTGCTTCTATTCGTATTCCTATTTTAACTGTAGATAATGATTGGAAAGGATATTTAGAAGACAGAAGACCTGCTTCTAACGGAGACCCTTATAAAATCGCTTCAAGAATTATACAAACTGTAAAACCAGTTTGCGATAAATTATAA
- a CDS encoding calcium/sodium antiporter — translation MNIVYIVVGLLLLVLGGNWLLKAAVGLSLRLNIPKVVIGMTVVSFATSAPELIVSIKSALNGATGLAVGNVVGSNIANLGLVLGITVLLSTIDVEKSFYKTDWPVMMLASGLLYFFIAFDNTIQQYEGIILFTMLVVFLVYLLKFQKTAVVDEMPEDDEELALYKVVLFLVIGGVALWGGSELLIKGAVALAENLGVSDAIIGVTVVSVGTSVPELAASIIAVMKKEKAISLGNLIGSNVFNILAVLGITAMITPIELKENALSLVNNDIYWMLGISFAVLPLVFFPRKLRLNWKDGIVLLVAYVVFVYLKLS, via the coding sequence ATGAATATTGTATATATAGTAGTAGGATTATTGTTATTGGTTCTTGGAGGTAACTGGTTGTTAAAAGCAGCAGTAGGCCTATCTTTAAGATTAAATATACCTAAAGTTGTAATTGGTATGACAGTGGTTTCTTTTGCTACCTCAGCGCCTGAATTAATAGTAAGTATTAAGTCGGCATTAAACGGAGCAACAGGTTTAGCAGTAGGTAATGTAGTTGGTTCTAACATTGCAAATTTAGGACTGGTATTGGGAATTACGGTACTTTTATCAACAATTGATGTAGAAAAAAGTTTTTATAAAACAGATTGGCCGGTAATGATGCTTGCCTCTGGTTTGTTGTATTTTTTTATAGCTTTTGATAATACGATTCAGCAATACGAAGGGATTATTTTATTTACAATGTTAGTTGTATTTTTAGTTTATTTACTAAAGTTTCAAAAAACAGCCGTTGTTGATGAAATGCCTGAAGATGATGAAGAGTTGGCTTTGTATAAAGTGGTATTGTTTTTAGTGATAGGAGGAGTTGCTTTGTGGGGAGGTTCAGAACTATTAATAAAAGGAGCTGTAGCTTTAGCAGAGAATTTAGGTGTAAGTGATGCTATTATTGGAGTTACAGTAGTTTCAGTAGGAACAAGTGTGCCGGAATTAGCAGCCTCTATAATAGCGGTAATGAAAAAAGAAAAAGCGATATCATTAGGAAACTTAATTGGGTCTAACGTGTTTAATATTTTAGCTGTTTTAGGAATTACAGCAATGATAACGCCGATAGAGTTAAAGGAAAATGCGTTAAGTTTAGTGAATAACGATATTTATTGGATGTTAGGAATATCATTTGCAGTATTACCACTTGTATTTTTTCCTAGAAAACTAAGATTAAATTGGAAAGACGGGATTGTGTTATTGGTAGCTTATGTTGTGTTTGTTTATTTAAAGCTATCATAG